From one Chlamydiifrater phoenicopteri genomic stretch:
- the gltX gene encoding glutamate--tRNA ligase: MRLFVLFKSLREKNVFQNVRVRIAPSPTGDPHVGTAYMALFNMIFAKKFGGKMILRIEDTDRSRSREDYEKNIFEALNWCGITWDEGPDVGGPYGPYRQSERTEIYREHAEILLQRGYAYKCFATPEELDEMRAVASKLGYKGGYDRRYRSLSAEEVQKREAAGQPYTIRLKVPLTGECVINDLGRGRVVFPWADVDDQVLLKSDGFPTYHLANVVDDHLMGITHVFRGEEWLSSTPKHLLLYEAFGWEPPAFRHMPLLLNPDGSKLSKRKNPTSIFYYRDAGYLKEAFINFLSLMGYSMEDDLEIYPLSKMVESFDPKRIGTSGAVFDINKLNWLNKHYINHEFSEEEIVSRMEEWAFNKKVFLRLMTLCKSRMSTFSDFVDLAKSAFEVVPEYSKEDLLSVGVSEEIVASILFCYLKVLEKEDLWKKNDFYEGSKCVATLFEVHHKKVVMPLLFIAITGKKQGLPLFDLSELIGKSRIRVRLLRAIALLGGLTNKKMQALEKALQTGCLHN; encoded by the coding sequence ATGCGCCTTTTTGTTCTTTTTAAAAGCCTCAGAGAGAAAAACGTGTTTCAGAATGTTCGTGTTCGCATAGCGCCATCTCCCACAGGAGATCCACATGTAGGAACAGCCTACATGGCTCTTTTCAATATGATTTTTGCTAAAAAATTTGGTGGCAAAATGATTCTCAGAATTGAGGATACTGATAGGTCGCGTAGCCGAGAAGATTACGAAAAGAATATTTTTGAAGCTTTAAATTGGTGTGGGATTACCTGGGATGAGGGACCCGATGTAGGAGGCCCTTACGGTCCTTATCGTCAGTCGGAAAGAACAGAAATATACAGAGAGCACGCAGAAATTTTGTTGCAGAGGGGGTATGCCTATAAGTGTTTTGCTACTCCCGAAGAATTGGATGAAATGCGGGCTGTTGCTAGTAAGCTTGGCTATAAAGGAGGTTATGATCGTAGGTACCGATCTTTGAGCGCCGAAGAGGTTCAAAAGAGAGAAGCTGCAGGGCAGCCTTATACCATTCGTCTTAAGGTGCCATTAACGGGAGAGTGTGTCATAAATGATTTAGGAAGAGGGCGAGTAGTTTTCCCTTGGGCAGATGTTGATGACCAAGTGCTATTAAAATCTGATGGATTCCCGACATACCATTTGGCTAATGTTGTTGATGATCATCTAATGGGTATCACTCACGTCTTTCGCGGAGAGGAATGGTTAAGCTCTACGCCCAAACATCTGCTTCTTTACGAAGCTTTTGGTTGGGAGCCTCCAGCTTTTCGACACATGCCGTTGTTACTCAATCCCGATGGAAGCAAACTTTCCAAAAGAAAAAATCCGACATCTATTTTCTATTACCGAGATGCTGGGTATTTAAAGGAGGCGTTCATAAATTTTCTGTCGCTCATGGGATATAGTATGGAGGATGATCTAGAAATTTATCCTTTGTCTAAAATGGTGGAAAGTTTTGATCCTAAGAGGATAGGTACTTCTGGGGCTGTATTTGATATCAATAAGCTAAATTGGTTGAATAAGCACTATATCAATCACGAATTTTCAGAAGAAGAGATCGTTTCTCGGATGGAAGAGTGGGCTTTTAACAAAAAAGTTTTTTTGCGTCTAATGACGCTTTGTAAGTCACGTATGTCCACATTCAGTGATTTTGTAGACTTAGCTAAGTCTGCTTTTGAAGTTGTCCCAGAATATTCCAAAGAAGACTTGTTATCAGTAGGGGTTTCAGAAGAGATCGTCGCCTCGATTCTGTTTTGTTATCTTAAGGTTTTAGAAAAAGAAGACTTATGGAAAAAAAATGATTTTTATGAAGGCTCGAAATGCGTAGCGACCCTCTTTGAAGTACACCATAAAAAAGTTGTGATGCCCTTACTTTTTATAGCTATAACGGGAAAGAAACAAGGCTTGCCCTTGTTCGATCTTTCAGAGCTTATTGGAAAATCGAGAATACGAGTTCGATTATTACGAGCTATAGCACTACTTGGTGGGTTAACGAACAAAAAGATGCAGGCTTTAGAAAAAGCGTTACAAACAGGGTGTTTGCACAACTAG
- a CDS encoding helix-turn-helix domain-containing protein, which yields MACEQDNQFGIIGAVHLDEAGSLDHTGEAPASGLVSITQAAKLNSVTRQAIYVAIKQKKLRAVKTTRWEIDLKDLEDYKRNRYSRKKSVYNGELVFDNEKGYFSVNQVAEMLGVPVQKIYYATRTGAITGSRKGAAWVIHESEIARYKEEYLNKKSIAPKRTENVSASVVEESSN from the coding sequence ATGGCATGCGAACAAGATAATCAATTTGGAATTATAGGGGCGGTTCATTTGGACGAGGCAGGAAGCTTAGATCATACTGGTGAAGCACCCGCTTCCGGGCTAGTTTCCATCACGCAAGCGGCCAAGTTGAATAGTGTAACCAGACAGGCTATTTATGTAGCCATCAAACAAAAGAAGTTGAGAGCTGTCAAAACCACAAGATGGGAAATAGATCTTAAAGATCTAGAGGATTACAAAAGAAATCGATACTCCAGAAAGAAGTCTGTGTACAACGGAGAGCTAGTTTTCGATAACGAGAAGGGGTATTTCTCCGTCAATCAGGTAGCTGAGATGCTGGGAGTTCCCGTTCAAAAGATTTATTATGCAACGAGGACTGGAGCTATTACGGGATCTAGGAAGGGCGCTGCTTGGGTTATCCATGAATCTGAGATAGCTCGCTACAAAGAGGAATACCTTAACAAGAAGTCTATTGCGCCAAAGAGAACTGAAAATGTCAGTGCTTCGGTAGTAGAGGAGTCTTCTAATTAA
- a CDS encoding CPn0927/CPn0928 family alpha/beta hydrolase fold protein, whose amino-acid sequence MSIGSVNQGAFTQENAQDRRTIQGLLGLTSTYAKILYEPLCQTRLRWEEGCCEGLCGVLGYIARVAKIILKVLLYVLLFPLGILWLLGKCCQYAVVPISSKFFFNQVMGSLGPKRSQILVKNVQILWESGIKQCRRVAVVSAPGYVVDSVIMSFSEEGFEGCREAHKRWLLVSLGNCEAIEGGCREEILYLAKKLNANVMMFNYPGVGQSTGKPTMEQLAGAHSSCLKFLETFDPSHIFCYGFSLGTAVQGKSLSEHALKEGTKYIAIKDRGPSSLGEAADSICRVIPLARRIMTFFNWEVNLADLVKKSKIPEIIICPVNGRGEAISDDLFEAKVSLGAKCLAEGYEKAENIRVIKEPYISHTWPLSYICVDEIYETIQAFLGSSGEASQLGEASQLGEASQLGEASQLGEASQLGEASQLGEAS is encoded by the coding sequence ATGTCCATTGGTTCTGTTAATCAAGGGGCCTTCACTCAGGAAAATGCTCAGGATCGAAGAACAATCCAAGGGCTTTTGGGCTTGACCTCAACGTACGCTAAGATCCTTTACGAGCCACTTTGTCAAACAAGGTTGAGGTGGGAAGAAGGCTGTTGCGAAGGGCTGTGTGGGGTTCTGGGATACATTGCTCGCGTAGCGAAGATAATCTTGAAAGTTCTGTTATATGTACTGCTCTTTCCTTTGGGTATTCTGTGGTTGTTAGGGAAGTGTTGTCAGTATGCCGTTGTGCCGATTTCTAGCAAATTTTTCTTTAATCAAGTTATGGGGTCACTAGGACCGAAAAGATCACAAATCCTTGTGAAAAATGTTCAGATCTTATGGGAAAGTGGGATCAAACAGTGTCGGAGGGTTGCTGTTGTTTCTGCTCCAGGGTACGTAGTAGACTCCGTTATAATGTCTTTTTCTGAAGAGGGTTTTGAAGGCTGTAGAGAAGCCCATAAGCGATGGTTGTTAGTTTCTTTAGGAAATTGTGAAGCTATTGAAGGTGGATGCCGGGAGGAAATTCTCTATTTAGCTAAGAAGTTAAACGCGAACGTAATGATGTTTAACTATCCAGGGGTAGGGCAAAGTACAGGGAAGCCTACCATGGAACAGTTAGCGGGAGCGCACTCGTCTTGTTTGAAATTTTTAGAAACCTTTGATCCGTCACATATATTTTGCTATGGCTTTTCTTTAGGAACGGCAGTGCAAGGTAAATCCTTGTCAGAGCATGCCCTCAAGGAGGGGACAAAATATATAGCCATCAAAGACAGGGGGCCCTCATCTCTCGGGGAGGCCGCTGATAGCATATGTAGAGTAATCCCTCTTGCTAGAAGAATTATGACCTTCTTTAACTGGGAGGTCAATTTAGCTGACTTGGTTAAGAAATCCAAAATCCCAGAGATTATTATTTGTCCTGTGAATGGACGGGGGGAGGCTATCTCTGATGATTTGTTTGAAGCCAAGGTTTCTTTAGGAGCAAAGTGTTTGGCAGAGGGATATGAAAAAGCAGAAAATATTCGGGTAATAAAAGAACCGTATATTTCGCATACTTGGCCTTTGTCGTATATTTGTGTAGACGAAATTTATGAGACTATACAAGCCTTTCTAGGCTCTTCAGGAGAGGCTTCGCAGTTAGGAGAGGCTTCGCAGTTAGGAGAGGCTTCGCAGTTAGGAGAGGCTTCGCAGTTAGGAGAGGCTTCGCAGTTAGGAGAGGCTTCGCAGTTAGGAGAGGCTTCCTAA
- the recJ gene encoding single-stranded-DNA-specific exonuclease RecJ translates to MKAKDWEICWVPPKEDVSCSRTLTKAFNLHPVLSKVFIARGMKDVSSVRRFLYPNLSECSSPFGLPNIAEAVGRILRARRNQEKILVYGDNDVDGMTSVALLVEFFQLLHMDVEYAFSGLSLNPLQASLALVAKVQEKKANLIVTVDWGTTAAKEISAVKNLDVDVVVTDHHEIIGKVPKEVLIVNPKISQDYPNQELTGVGVAFQLAVATLQSLVASGDLPKNHIDVYKFLDLVALGTIADVGELVGENRIFVSHGITLIRKGRRLGLRRLLEVLKINIDSVTAADLALKVAPKLNSLGRLSNPEKGAELLLSIDSIKAVQLVKQICEIDRDRRELERKISQDVERVLKDNPEEGRKAALVLASDTWHPRIVPIISAKFSKLYNRPVVIVSFSGEIGKGSARTHSNFPLLKVLKKCSESFLSFGGHNLAVGLSIRRKDFASFKKKFIHLVQSSSQKKHRKESLFLDAEVDFSSLTYELLSSVELLEPFGRGNPSPVFFTTARQYRLPKLVAGSHIKVFLENKGRHFEGVLFSMESRLKELQSASNKELKVAYTPRIISSPFLGEVVQLLVRDFTF, encoded by the coding sequence ATGAAGGCTAAGGACTGGGAGATATGTTGGGTTCCTCCAAAAGAAGATGTCTCTTGTTCTCGGACTTTGACTAAAGCTTTTAACCTTCATCCAGTTTTATCCAAGGTTTTTATCGCGCGTGGAATGAAGGATGTTTCGTCTGTGCGCAGATTCTTGTATCCTAATCTATCAGAGTGTTCAAGCCCTTTTGGCCTCCCTAATATCGCAGAGGCTGTTGGAAGAATCTTGAGGGCAAGGCGTAACCAGGAAAAAATACTCGTATACGGGGATAATGATGTTGATGGAATGACATCAGTAGCTCTGCTTGTGGAATTTTTTCAGCTTCTTCATATGGATGTGGAGTACGCTTTTAGTGGCTTGTCTTTGAATCCTCTCCAAGCTTCTTTAGCTTTAGTTGCTAAAGTTCAAGAAAAAAAAGCAAATCTAATAGTGACTGTAGATTGGGGAACTACGGCAGCAAAAGAAATTTCAGCAGTAAAAAATTTAGACGTTGATGTTGTCGTTACAGATCATCACGAAATCATAGGAAAGGTTCCTAAAGAAGTTCTGATTGTTAATCCTAAAATATCGCAGGATTATCCTAATCAAGAATTAACAGGTGTAGGAGTAGCTTTTCAACTGGCTGTAGCAACGTTACAGTCTCTAGTAGCTTCTGGTGATCTGCCAAAAAATCATATTGATGTTTACAAATTTTTGGATCTAGTGGCTTTGGGGACTATTGCCGACGTGGGAGAATTGGTTGGTGAAAATCGGATTTTCGTCAGCCATGGTATAACCTTGATTCGTAAGGGGCGTAGATTAGGACTAAGGCGGCTTTTGGAGGTTTTGAAGATAAACATTGATAGCGTGACGGCGGCTGATCTAGCGCTAAAAGTAGCTCCAAAACTTAATAGCTTGGGGCGGTTATCCAACCCTGAAAAAGGGGCGGAATTATTGTTGTCTATAGACAGCATAAAAGCGGTTCAACTAGTTAAGCAGATTTGTGAGATCGACAGAGATAGAAGGGAGTTAGAAAGAAAAATTTCTCAGGATGTAGAGAGAGTTCTTAAGGATAACCCCGAAGAGGGGAGAAAAGCTGCATTAGTTTTAGCTTCGGATACATGGCACCCCAGAATCGTTCCTATTATTTCTGCAAAATTTTCTAAGCTATATAACAGGCCTGTAGTGATAGTATCCTTTTCTGGAGAGATTGGTAAAGGGTCAGCGAGAACCCATTCAAATTTTCCTTTGTTAAAAGTTCTTAAGAAGTGTTCTGAAAGCTTTCTTTCTTTTGGTGGACATAACTTGGCTGTGGGGTTATCAATTCGAAGGAAGGATTTTGCTTCTTTCAAAAAAAAATTCATACATTTGGTGCAATCTTCTTCTCAGAAAAAACATCGAAAAGAAAGTTTATTCCTGGATGCAGAAGTGGATTTTTCTTCTTTAACCTATGAGCTTTTATCTTCCGTGGAATTGTTAGAACCTTTTGGAAGGGGAAATCCCTCCCCAGTGTTTTTCACGACAGCTAGACAGTATCGTTTGCCAAAATTAGTAGCAGGCTCACATATAAAAGTTTTTTTGGAAAATAAAGGCCGGCATTTTGAAGGTGTGCTGTTCTCTATGGAGAGTCGATTAAAAGAGCTACAAAGTGCATCAAATAAAGAGTTGAAAGTAGCTTATACGCCAAGAATTATCAGTTCTCCTTTTTTGGGTGAGGTAGTACAATTACTGGTCAGAGATTTTACTTTTTAG